Genomic DNA from Macadamia integrifolia cultivar HAES 741 chromosome 6, SCU_Mint_v3, whole genome shotgun sequence:
ATGGTTGCACGTTCAAGTCAAAATACTTGAAAGTTTGAATTAAGTAGGTGCATAGGATAAGACGTAGTAACAGCCAATGGCAAAAGTGATGACCAGAGTGAGGGaaggaatgaaaagaaaagaaagaaaggtaaacATACTTGGAATACATAAATCCATTGAAAGAAGTCTTAAAACTAAATCCAAAAAATGTAGAAATGAAACATTATATTAATGCTAACATCATTCAGCTTTTTGTTATACTTTGAGAATGAATTGCTCTCctattaatatttttcttaaaatattggAAATTTGGAATTAAGTAGGTGCATAGGATAAAATgaattatgcttttttttttcaatgttgTAAAACATTGTAAAGATTCTGCTGCATTAGAAGCTTTAGTCTTGGCATAGGGCCAAAAATCTTGAGTTTTGATCCTCAGCCTTTTCAGTTCATGAAATAGAAGCTTCCTAcctgattttccttttttgttgtgACTAATATGTTGTTCATGAAATAGAAGCTTCCTTcctgattttccttttttgttgtgACTAATATGTTTTTCAGGCCAATTTTAGGAAATATATTCTGAAGTTAGCAGAAAAACTTCTGACATTGGTCTATAGTATTCGACAAATGATTTCTGAATTGACTGCCATTTTGGAGAATTAGATGACTGGATTTTTCAGCGCTAGACCTTTTGTTTCATTCTCCGGGGGTCCACGCCACATACATCTCCAACTATTAATCGCCACCTagtgtttcttcttttcttttttttctatttaccgggggtggggtggggggaggggagttTCCTTATGACAAAAAATCATGCCACTTGATGAGATGCCGGTTAGTAAAGTGTGTTGTTTGCCCAAGCCTGGCTTTGTCTCTCATAGATATGTTATGCATGGACTAATTGTCTCCATGGTCCCCTGTATTGAGTGGAAGGTGCTCACCTGGATTGGTCTTTTATGTAGATAGTTTAGTTGTATTTCAAATTTAGAAGTTTCTGTTGTGATGTCCTTCTATGAGCTGATTTTTAGAGGAATATAAAGAAAGTTTAGGGGTACTTCTTTCTGCTGATTTTGAGGATGATTTAGGGATTTGGAAACTGATAGCATGAAACAATTAAATCACAATTTTTATGGCTTACTATTGCCCTCTGGCTTAGTGCTTGGAACACTTGGAATGatttcattcctttttttttttccacatatGGTTGGGTGAGATTAATTATATTCTCACTGTTCAGTAGTTTGAAGCAATGGCTTGAACCTTTTGTTTCTTATTCATAAAATTGAAAGCCATCTCAAAATGGAATGAGTCACCGATGCCATACAGGTCCAGCCAGAAAGCTCTAGACGTGTACAAAAACGAGCTTGAGGTTTACGTGTTCCCACCAGAAATCTGGGAACACTATATTTGGATCCTTCTATAGGTCTTTTTATATGTCATGTTTACTCTAAATTATTACTACATTACCATCAAATACTGGTTACCTAAATTGTTTTGactttagtttttgttttcttggatCCAAATATAGGGCCTTCAATTTATctatttgcttttattttgatagTAAGGAATGAGTTTGATTAATAGAATATTCCTATCTTGCAGGGGCTCAAACGGCTAAAGAAAGTCCATCCTAAAGGGAAATTAATGCGATCACCAGCTGACAGCTGTACAAACCATAAGCCTGACCGACATTGTAGCCCCCGTGCTAATTCTAAGGAAACTTCATGTGACACACCAAAAGAAAGGTTTTTTGGTGGAACCACTGCTCCCATGCCCTTCAAGTTCAGGCAATCATCGGCAGGCTTGAAAATGCTTGACAGGGATGACCTTGAGAGAATGAAATCAAGAGAACATAACAGAAGGAACAATTTCCCAGTTGATGTGAGAAAGACCATGAGGGAACCCCCACATATCGAGATAGGGCCAAAGCAGCTCAAAGTCAGAGGTCCATTATTTCCTAATAGGGGTGAGCAGCCTGGATCAAGAAGTTGGAAATCTGGCGGATTTGCATCTGGAGCGTCTTCTAGTGCCTGACCTGACTTTCCTAATGTGATTTCTCTCTAATTCGGTTCTAACAATACGTAAAGCTAAAATTGATTTGACTCTGGGAGCAGCAACAACATTTAACAGGTGAGTTTAGAAGAAAGGAGGCATTCTTTGTGCAGGCCTCAAATTAAGGTCTGGCACAGTCGGATTCTTGGGTTCTCAGCCGTTTATTTTTTGTGTCTTTGGCAGGGAGCCTATCTGCATGAAAAGCAGAGGAGTTGAGTAGAGTCCTATTGTAAAAAATTTGTTCATCAGTCGATTCTTGTCTCATAGATTAATCTGCTGCTTCCCTTCCCAAGTTCTTTATTCTTTTATGTATCAAGTACCACTTCAATAAAAAAGCAGAGAAAATCCCCTTTTCTCA
This window encodes:
- the LOC122081310 gene encoding uncharacterized protein LOC122081310, translated to MTLKFSEQQGLKRLKKVHPKGKLMRSPADSCTNHKPDRHCSPRANSKETSCDTPKERFFGGTTAPMPFKFRQSSAGLKMLDRDDLERMKSREHNRRNNFPVDVRKTMREPPHIEIGPKQLKVRGPLFPNRGEQPGSRSWKSGGFASGASSSA